One window of Canis lupus baileyi chromosome 21, mCanLup2.hap1, whole genome shotgun sequence genomic DNA carries:
- the LOC140613391 gene encoding olfactory receptor 5L1-like: MGEENCTSVTEFILLGLADAPELRVFLFLLFLLIYGVTVLGNLGMIAVIQVSSQLHTPMYFFLSHLSFVDFCYSTIIVPKMLPNILNRDKAISFLGCMVQFYLFCTCVVTEVFLLAVMAYDRFVAICNPLLYMVTMSQNLCMELVSCCYLCGTACSLIHLCLALQIPSYRSNVINHFFCDLPPLLSLACSDVTMNELLLYIVATFNELTTILIILTSYLLILITILRMRSAEGRRKAFSTCASHLTAILVFHGTILFIYCRPGSGNSMDADKVATVFYTIVIPMLNPLIYSLRNKDVKEALRKVVSSKMFS; the protein is encoded by the coding sequence ATGGGTGAGGAGAACTGCACCAGTGTGACAGAGTTCATTCTGCTTGGATTAGCAGATGCCCCAGAGCTGAGAGTCTTCCTCTTCCTGCTGTTTCTTCTCATCTATGGAGTCACGGTTTTGGGAAATCTGGGCATGATCGCAGTGATTCAGGTCAGCTCTCAGCTTCACACTCCCATGTACTTTTTCCTCAGCCACTTGTCCTTTGTGGATTTTTGCTACTCCACGATCATCGTGCCAAAGATGCTGCCCAATATCTTAAACAGGGACAAAGCCATCTCCTTCCTCGGTTGCATGGTGcagttctatttattttgtacATGTGTGGTAACTGAGGTCTTCCTGTTGGctgtgatggcctatgaccgcttcGTGGCCATCTGCAACCCACTGCTGTACATGGTCACCATGTCCCAGAATCTCTGTATGGAGCTGGTGTCCTGCTGCTACCTCTGTGGGACGGCCTGTTCTCTGATCCACTTGTGTTTAGCCCTTCAGATCCCATCCTATAGATCAAATGTGATTAACCACTTCTTTTGTGATCTACCCCCTCTCTTATCTCTTGCTTGCTCTGATGTCACTATGAATGAACTGTTGCTGTACATCGTGGCCACCTTCAACGAGCTCACCACCATCCTGATCATCCTTACCTCCTATTTGCTGATTCTCATCACCATCCTGAGGATGCGCTCTGCAGAGGGAAGGCGCAAAGCCTTTTCCACCTGTGCCTCCCACCTCACAGCCATCCTTGTCTTCCATGGAACGATCCTTTTCATTTATTGTCGCCCCGGTTCGGGCAACAGTATGGATGCTGACAAGGTGGCCACAGTGTTCTACACCATAGTGATTCCCATGCTGAACCCCCTCATCTATAGTCTGAGGAATAAGGATGTGAAAGAAGCTCTCAGAAAAGTGGTGAGCTCCAAAATGTTTTCCTAG
- the LOC140613618 gene encoding olfactory receptor 5D13-like: protein MLLAEGNQSVGATFTLLGFSEYPDFQVPLLLVFLTIYTVTVVGNLGMIMIIRVSPRLHTPMYFFLSHLSFVDFCYSTTVTPKLLENLVVEDRSISFVGCIMQFFLACVCAVAETFMLAVMAYDRFVAVCNPLLYTVVMSQKLCALLVAGPYIWGIASSLTLTCFLLTLSFCGSNIINNFVCEHSVIVSVSCSDPYISQMLCFVIAIFNEVSSLVIIFTTYIFIFVTVIKMSSAGGRQKAFSTCASHLTAITIFHGTILFLYCVPNSQNSWLIVKIGSLFYTVVIPMLNPLIYSLRNKDVKESVKKLINHSIQVC from the coding sequence ATGTTGTTAGCAGAAGGCAATCAGAGTGTTGGAGCCACATTCACCCTCTTGGGCTTCTCGGAATATCCAGACTTCCAGGTTCCCTTGCTATTGGTGTTCTTGACCATCTACACAGTCACTGTGGTAGGGAACCTGGGCATGATCATGATCATCAGGGTCAGTCCCCGactccacacccccatgtacttttTCCTCAGCCACTTGTCCTTTGTCGATTTCTGTTATTCCACCACAGTTACACCCAAACTGTTGGAGAATTTGGTTGTGGAAGACAGATCCATCTCCTTCGTAGGCTGCATCATGCAGTTCTTCTTGGCTTGTGTATGTGCGGTGGCAGAAACATTCATGTTGGCAGTGATGGCCTATGACCGATTTGTGGCTGTTTGTAACCCTCTACTCTACACGGTTGTCATGTCCCAGAAGCTGTGTGCGTTGTTAGTGGCGGGGCCCTACATATGGGGTATAGCCTCTTCCCTGACACTCACCTGTTTTCTCCTGACATTATCCTTCTGTGGGTCtaatatcataaataattttgtcTGTGAGCACTCTGTCATTGTCTCTGTCTCCTGCTCTGACCCCTACATCAGCCAAATGCTTTGTTTTGTCATTGCCATATTCAACGAAGTCAGCAGCCTGGTCATCATTTTCActacttatattttcatttttgtcacaGTCATAAAAATGTCTTCTGCTGGTGGGCGCCAAAAAGCCTTCTCCACTTGTGCCTCCCACCTGACTGCCATCACCATCTTCCATGGGACTATCCTGTTCCTTTATTGTGTACCCAACTCCCAAAACTCATGGCTCATAGTCAAAATAGGTTCTTTATTTTATACAGTGGTGATTCCTATGCTGAACCCTCTGATCTATAGCCTCCGAAATAAAGACGTGAAGGAGAGTGTCAAGAAGTTAATAAATCACTCAATACAAGTTTGTTGA
- the OR5D18 gene encoding olfactory receptor 5D18: MLLSERNKSGATFTLLGFSDYPELQIPLFLIFLAIYSVTVVGNLGMIVIIKINPKLHTPMYFFLSHLSVVDFCYSSIIAPKALANLVAEDRTISFPGCVVQFFFFCTFVVAESFLLAVMAYDRFVAICNPLLYTVTVSQKLCAMLVVGSYAWGVACSLILTCSVVKLSFQGFNTINHFFCEFSALISLSCSDTYISQLLLFIFATFNEVSTLLIILLSYVFIVVTILKMRSASGRRKAFSTCASHLTAITIFHGTILFLYCVPNSKNSRHTVKVASVFYTVVIAMLNPLIYSLRNKDVKGTVSKLIGTKVFSF, from the coding sequence ATGTTACtgtcagagagaaataaaagtgggGCTACATTCACTCTCTTGGGCTTCTCAGATTACCCAGAACTGCAAATCCCtctcttcttgatttttctgGCCATCTATAGTGTCACTGTTGTAGGTAATCTTGGGATGATAGTTATAATCAAGATTAACCCCAAGCtgcacacccccatgtacttcttcctcagccACCTCTCAGTGGTGGATTTCTGCTACTCCTCCATCATTGCTCCCAAGGCCCTGGCAAACCTGGTTGCAGAAGACAGAACCATTTCATTTCCAGGATGTGTAgtacagttctttttcttttgtacctTTGTGGTAGCTGAATCCTTTTTATTAGctgtgatggcctatgaccgctttGTGGCCATTTGCAATCCTCTGCTCTACACAGTGACAGTGTCCCAGAAGCTCTGTGCCATGCTGGTGGTCGGATCATATGCATGGGGAGTAGCATGTTCCTTGATACTCACATGCTCTGTGGTCAAATTATCTTTTCAGGGTTTCAACACCATCAATCATTTCTTCTGTGAGTTCTCTGCATTGATCTCCCTGTCTTGCTCTGATACTTACATCAGTCAGTTGctgcttttcatttttgccaCCTTTAATGAGGTCAGCACACTGCTCATCATTCTCTTGTCTTACGTATTTATCGTTGTCACCATCCTCAAGATGCGTTCAGCCAGTGGTCGCCGCAAAGCCTTCTCCACCTGCGCCTCCCATCTGACTGCCATCACGATCTTCCATGGGACCATCCTTTTTCTCTACTGTGTGCCCAACTCCAAAAACTCAAGGCACACAGTCAAAGTGGCATCTGTGTTTTATACAGTGGTGATCGCCATGTTGAATCCCCTGATCTACAGTCTGAGAAATAAGGATGTCAAGGGTACAGTCAGTAAGTTAATAGGTactaaagtattttctttttga
- the LOC140613392 gene encoding olfactory receptor 5L1-like: MGEENCTSVTEFILLGLADAPELRVFLFLLFLLIYGVTVLGNLGMIAVIQVSSQLHTPMYFFLSHLSFVDFCYSTIIVPKMLPNILNRDKAISFLGCMVQFYLFCTYAITEVFLLAVMAYDRFVAICNPLLYMVTMSRNLCMELVSCCYLCGTACSLIHLCLALQIPSYRSNVINHFFCDLPPLLSLACSDVTMNELLLYIVATFNELTTILIILTSYLLILITILRMRSAEGRRKAFSTCASHLTAILVFHGTILFIYCRPGSGNSMDADKVATVFYTIVIPMLNPLIYSLRNKDVKEALRKVVSSKMFS, from the coding sequence ATGGGGGAAGAGAACTGCACCAGTGTAACAGAGTTCATTCTGCTTGGATTAGCAGATGCCCCAGAGCTGAGAGTCTTCCTCTTCCTGCTGTTTCTTCTCATCTATGGAGTCACGGTTTTGGGAAATCTGGGCATGATCGCAGTGATTCAGGTCAGCTCTCAGCTTCACACTCCCATGTACTTTTTCCTCAGCCACTTGTCCTTTGTGGATTTTTGCTACTCCACGATCATCGTGCCAAAGATGCTGCCCAATATCTTAAACAGGGACAAAGCCATCTCCTTCCTCGGTTGCATGGTGcagttctatttattttgtacttatgCAATCACTGAGGTCTTCCTGTTGGctgtgatggcctatgaccgcttcGTGGCCATCTGCAACCCACTGCTGTACATGGTCACCATGTCCCGGAATCTCTGTATGGAGCTGGTGTCCTGTTGCTACCTCTGTGGGACGGCCTGTTCTCTGATCCACTTGTGTTTAGCCCTTCAGATCCCATCCTATAGATCAAATGTGATTAACCACTTCTTTTGTGATCTACCCCCTCTCTTATCTCTTGCTTGCTCTGATGTCACTATGAATGAACTGTTGCTGTACATCGTGGCCACCTTCAACGAGCTCACCACCATCCTGATCATCCTTACCTCCTATTTGCTGATTCTCATCACCATCCTGAGGATGCGCTCTGCAGAGGGAAGGCGCAAAGCCTTTTCCACCTGTGCCTCCCACCTCACAGCCATCCTTGTCTTCCATGGAACAATCCTTTTCATTTATTGTCGGCCGGGTTCGGGCAACAGTATGGATGCTGACAAGGTGGCCACAGTGTTCTACACCATAGTGATTCCCATGCTGAACCCCCTCATCTATAGTCTGAGGAATAAGGATGTGAAAGAAGCTCTCAGAAAAGTGGTGAGCTCCAAAATGTTTTCCTAG
- the OR5D14 gene encoding olfactory receptor 5D14: MTFALLGFADYPELQIPLFLLFLIMYIITVVGNLGMIVIIKINPKFHTPMYFFLSHLSFVDFCYSSIVTPKLLENLVMEDKNIFYFSCMLQYFLSCTAVVTESFLLAVMAYDRFVAICNPLLYSVVMSQRLCALLVSGSYLWGMFGPLVLLCYALQLNFSGHNTINHFFCEYTALIAVSSSDILIPHLLPFGFATFNEVSTLLIILTSYTFIFVTVLNIHSASGRRKAFSTCASHLTAITIFHGTILSLYCVPNSKNSRQTVKVASVFYTVVNPMLNPLIYSLRNKDVKDALRKLIDTKVPFH, from the coding sequence ATGACCTTTGCCCTCTTGGGTTTCGCGGATTACCCAGAGCTTCagattcctctcttcctcttgtttctGATCATGTACATTATCACCGTGGTAGGAAATCTTGGGATGATAGTAATCATCAAGATTAACCCCAAATTTCACACTCCCATGTACTTTTTCCTCAGCCAcctttcttttgttgatttttgttacTCTTCCATCGTTACTCCCAAGCTGCTTGAGAACCTGGTCATGGAGGATAAAAACATCTTCTACTTTAGCTGCATGTTGCAGTACTTCTTGTCCTGCACTGCTGTGGTGACGGAATCCTTCCTGCTGGCAGTGATGGCCTATGATCGCTTTGTGGCCATTTGCAACCCTCTGCTTTATTCAGTGGTCATGTCGCAGAGGCTCTGTGCCCTGCTGGTGTCTGGGTCGTATCTCTGGGGTATGTTTGGTCCCTTGGTACTCCTCTGCTATGCTCTCCAGCTAAACTTTTCTGGACATAACACAATCAACCATTTTTTCTGTGAATACACAGCTCTCATTGCTGTCTCCAGCTCAGACATACTCATTCCCCACCTGCTGCCTTTTGGCTTTGCCACTTTCAATGAGGTGAGTACACTGCTGATCATCCTCACTTCATACACTTTTATATTCGTGACTGTACTAAATATCCATTCTGCCAGTGGGCGTCGCAAAGccttctccacctgtgcctcccaCCTGACTGCCATTACCATCTTCCACGGGACCATCCTTTCCCTCTACTGTGTGCCCAACTCCAAAAACTCCAGGCAAACTGTCAAAGTGGCCTCTGTATTTTATACAGTGGTCAACCCTATGCTGAACCCTCTGATCTACAGCCTGAGGAATAAAGATGTGAAAGATGCCCTCCGGAAATTAATAGACACAAAAGTCCCATTCCACTGA